The following is a genomic window from Rutidosis leptorrhynchoides isolate AG116_Rl617_1_P2 chromosome 8, CSIRO_AGI_Rlap_v1, whole genome shotgun sequence.
ggtaccatgggtcgagattaattctgatcaatacgaatacgatggggtctttatttattttatttaagcaactaattgtggaccactaacatcggactgctaaccacggactaagaaaatattaaaagtatatatatatatatatatatatatatgtaacgattacttaaaaagaaaatatgttgatatattatatatatggttaggttcgtgatatctatcggagaccaagtcgaattaaataccttcaaggcaaaagtgagtttcatttgctccctttttaattgcttttgcaatatatatttttgggctgagaatacatgcgctgcttttataaatgtttacaaaatagacacaagtacttaaaaatatattgtacgttgagttgtaccactggcatatttccctgtagcttggtaactactatttacatgggtattgtaaacgcgaatcctgttgatagatctatcgggcctgacaaccccaaccggactggacgaccagtattcaacggttgcacagtacttcgttttggtgactacacttggtacggtgtagtgagatttcataataaagggaatatgcgacgttgattaaatgttaagtatggttaccaagtgctcaaccacttagaatgctttacatacacttgcgagtgtattatgtttatgattatgaaatcttgtggtctattaacatattgaaatgattgttatgataaacctatgaactcaccaaccttttggttgacactttaaagcatgtttattctcaggtacgaattaagtctttcgctgtgcattttctcaatataaggacattacttggagccgatcatcgcaatgggaccaaatgttgatgacttcgttcaggtggattaggtcgggtcctttcagttggtatcagagcggtggtcgtagcgaaccaggtcttgcattagtgtgtctaactagtagttgttaggatgcattaatgagtctggacttcgaccgtgtctacatgtcaaaagttttgcttatcatttctagtcggaaattatctgcttatcatccttaggaaattacctgcttattattcataagtctagacacgtttaactgcatttactgcattgatagtgtatagacgaattcttatcttagcatatctgttattgcgaactttgactgatatcttttcaaagattctccgtaatttatgggattttggtattatatatacatatgtaaattatgtattgaagagtaccaaatctaactccaataatctattccataccaaaaattcattttccccattatacaagatgtattccgcatctagttcgaattcttcagattccgacagttatgccgatatggatttcaattcgggctccgaaagcagtgtcaccggaatggatcaaccaatttcccatcatctattctggatgaattagggatgagttcgtaatatactaaatcactggagacaagaagaaggtgatccattccatccaccaaattgccctcttggcgatgaacctgaagcacttaccggcgaacctatttgaaacaccattttctctctcatttctagagtatctcgtcacgattatatactatcccatattacaaatcttgttcattcgctcgctccaaccgccaatcatcccgatgtactagcagaagttaacgaacttcgcgctcgcgtgacagctttggagaatatggtgcgaaggttgcaaacaccagcagtagcaccagcagcataatcagcaccaccatcaataacatcaataataccatcatcaccactaacaaacaacatccgcatcactcgacatcataatctgtcccacaaacatcaacatcatacgcaccatagataccaaggagtaccaacaataatgaacgatgaagtaatccataacttcattgatattctgcgaagaatatgtggtttcaaaaagttttagagatttcttattctagctcaaaccgaaaagcaaatgagattaatatcatatcaactcattaaattcatgatttcatctgaagaaaatatatatgtatatatgttttcataaagattgtaattaaaagttcttttgtacaaaaaattaatggtgaaattttttttttaacgggtaggtaatacccgaggaataattagatttcatcttaataagttacattgtacattcgtcgaagttgattcaacagtcatttactatcctacttacaaccactgatatacgtatccgttcaccgcagaataaccattttcattcaatttcatatttggattttgactttccagaatccaacaagtggaatatgaagaaaacatatgacaaaataaaatctgttagaaacaaacaaattaactatgaaaaattttgttaagaatccacgctaactgttccagctaactgttcctagctaactgattacattttatttatcgcagtttatttatcgcagtttaattatcgcacttttatttatcgtcatttaatttctgtaattattttatgcactttaaatatcgggacacgtatacaatgttttgacatatcatatcgatgcatctatatatattatttggaatcaccatagacactctatatgcagtaatgattgagttctctatacagggttgaggttgattctacaataatatatatagtttgagttgtgatcgagtctgagacgtatacgggtcacgacacgtattaattaattcgtatattatatattaaactatatatgaattattggactgttactgtggactatcgactgtggactaatgacattggacaattaaaatgaattaaaatattgattataacatatgaaactaaacatttcttcaagattgccacttgatttcatcttaaacctcattgtatctcgacgattacaattagcattcaaatctatcatgattcttaaaaacacctcaatcgagaggataaaccaaccgcacttcatctacagaagaaaagattgatgcatatagttatgcacctgaaaaactctcggaaactgagtaaacgtttgacacgtatctgttctagttcctttgacattgttattaccgaagatcgttttgcaatccctttctgaagtagctaattttgtcacagctccagcaagtcaactccgacttttcatccgaaacaactttattataaccgcgatatatatgcgtactctttattgttactggggaaccttttatattccacaatattaccatcagtgattaatcattctaaaaacacaattctcctaaaactacctcggtttgataaccgatgacccagattagttaactttgaaaatgctgacgaagcagcatgttgtagatgatcttaatggccaaaagtttgatgataaagaaaggagtgttaggaacgctcgatagaaaatttagtaccgaaaagcggattatgcgaaactatgaagaaagccgtggataaattacaaagaataagttttccttcaaagaatccaaatgattctgtgcctactgaaatcgttagcaaacatcttatttctcattctaaaccttcacagacaaatcttattcatcatccattgatattagaaattctaagatattctctatgttctattataaatatcctccatatttctggcgatattttcacaactattcttatctgagatcatttatttctccgtaatatctgcaacataaaagaaactgtgttagtttctaaattctgaaaccttcgagtttaaaatatgaatattttgaagtagtgttgggaactgaagcatggattagtataatataatgacacttgatcaacgtcattatattacagtaagtcatgctgagattctaatgaagcatgatgattcacagtaccgtcatcatgtgccatttacacgactcttacattctatctaatctctaaacatatcaagagaatatttttctggatgactcggtcttctccagggtattctagtaatttaacaaatcaaaatcgttctattaccattttcttcttagagtattagctatgttcattctgaatttcatatctacgaattccgaaccattactcgtttgacttgaagtcgggaagagaaaacgaaagcatgaagctccaaaaaataatgaagaatataaactccgataataaccccaaaattacaaaccgtgtatatcgatgcagatagcaatatagagacacgggagaattagaaacactataaacacaagagtatagtagaagtaaatagattcttctggtggtagatgaaaaagaagaatggcagatataaaagttaggagtatatcaagaataaggactggatggagcatattgatgaatgctttaaagtaagaatcaagggagaaagaatagaaggtgtgagtcgtggaaaatagggaaacgaaggggtgaatttatagtgaaatatccgacagagcaatcaaaacagattattgcatataatcaaagaagatcctgatttccttaatcaccaaagaaccaaatcttattacgtaagattctctttaaatcccttaaatcccggaaatcaatcataactacgtcatcggttaagacgaatatattttactcatatcactcttttacgatagtctcatttatattcttcgcataatcgaatcgttttatctacattactcaatgatgataaaactccattatcaccttatatttgtcatgaaaaccttcttattgttatccataacaacctctatcaaatttcggggacaaaatttctttaacgggtaggtactgtaatgacccggaattttccgaccaaattatacttatgagattaatatttacataaattaaaccataccaatatgataagcaatccaatttgttgagacttatgtttttgtaaagagttttacacaacgtttgaccgtccaatatgaccgatgatatcacgaactatataacatacgataattatacgtttgtgtatatataagtatttatatatatttaacatgatctaaggatggtttaacatctcattgtgtactaatgacaatgagttataagtatattttgaaactactaacttaagttttcaaaacgataactatacgtaacattctttgatatatatacttataatctataatgcttatacatgtatcgtatatataatgtatttaatcactttttaaggacttaaatatataaaacaatataagtatattcacaaaagatagctatatttgaattctcgttccgtttcctcaagatttctatacgtatatctagggtatatgtacccgtatcatacccagcttctatatgtatttactattggtatatacacatcaaatcaacatcctaatcaacattattactgccctagatatgaggtaactaggatttttcaagtagtatgaattattattaagaaaacaaaattaggaatccttttctttctttataaactaaaaacgtttttataaatgaacaccatttcttcactccattttctcatacctacaccctcatttctctctcaaaatactcctaacttcatacttgatcatctccaagcattttccccatcatttagcttcaattacaagccttaaacaccataagaaaactctttcaagaacatatcaaaataaccacccatttgaagaagtttacttccaaccttttgatctaactccaccactctttgattccaagattatttcttatattttgcagtaactttgtccaagtaacttgaggtagtaaccttgttcataatcttattcaattcatattcatatagctatcttactttgtggtataaaattttaacaacaagaacatagtttgaatgatttcaaacttgttcgcaaactaaatagatccttctaacttgacttttaaaacacttcaagacctttaatatatcatatgatatgctaacctaacaagatataacttggttttacaaagaacatcttaaaaactgaatctacgtcgtcggagtgcaaccgggggctgttttgggttgaataattaaaaaccatcttgaactttgaattggaagttcatgttatggaaaaatgatatttcttatgaatatgttaacacataaaaatttcatggtttaactcaaagtgaaagtatttttagaaaaaatgatcattaaatgttgtttttatgatggaaaatgatcactttcataagtttcatcaaagtttgacctataacctatgatttcgaatacaaactaaggtatttttagttcatattcttaaaatttgactcgaaccaaggaagtggcaagttgaaccaacaaaaacggagttgtaatgaagaaactacgactaaaacaagattgggtatccgaagctagtttagctacgaaaatatttggagaaaaagtaaattaatcatatcttttctaattaatatgatattttatatataattacttatgatttgattttatatatttcaggaccacccgtaaacaacacgagaagattaatcataagacctcatgattgtacgcaacacgtcatttgacaacacggtactttatgtacgcaacacgtcatttgacaacatggtaccatgggtcgagattaattctgatcaatacgaatatgatggggtctttatttattttatttaagcaactaattgtggaccactaacatcggactgctaaccacggactaagaaaatattaaaagtatatatatatatatatatatatatatatatatatatatatatatatatatatatatatatatatatatgtaacgattacttaaaaagaaaatatgttgatatattatatatatggttaggttcgtgatatctatcggagaccaagttgaattaaataccttcaaggcaaaagtgagtttcatttgcttcctttttaattgcttttgcaatatatatttttgggctgggaatacatgcgctgcttttataaatgtttacaaaatagacacaagtacttaaaaatatattctacgttgagttgtaccactggcatatttccctgtagcttgataactactatttacatgggtattgtaaacgcgaatcctgttgatagatctatcgggcctgacaaccccaaccggactggacgaccagtattcaacggttgcacagtacttcgttttagtgactacacttggtacggtgtagtgagatttcataataaagggaatatgcgacgttgattaaatgttaagtaaggttaccaagtgttcaaccacttagaatgctttacatacacttgcgagtgtattatgtttatgattatgaaatcttgtggtctattaacatattgaaatgattgttatgataaacctatgaactcaccaaccttttggttgacactttaaagcatgattattctcaggtacgaattaagtcttccgctgtgcatttgctcaatataaggacattacttggagccgatcatcgcaatgggaccaaatgttgatgacttcgttcaggtggattaggacgggtcctttcatatatataattatatataattatatatatattatattttattcttgtgcatagtagacttgtaattttaggtccgttgagttGCTCGTTGATGCTCAgtgtatgtcccggttccggatttttgaacgtcttttcgtacactttaatatcttgtactttatgtttcgcattttgtaatttgcacaaaaaattattttccttaactcccaaaatccgcgcaagtctttaactcacttttagtggcacttttgagtgcactttgGCTTTAGTGGTACTTTTTCTTCAAttatttaatcttcgtgcttcattttcacatttatttatttaaacgattacaacttaaaaatagaataattacaactaaaaactttacatattgggatgatattgcgactaaatatatgttcatttggagcactatcaaacttGACGGAGACCATAAGTCATATAGACTCAATCAGGCGATCTCAGTTATAATATAATATACCATTGATTGAATGAGCTGAGGTAGCTTGATTATCATGATGAACTTAAAGGATGTTGAACGCTCGGTATAATTAAATGCTTATCGGGCGATCGATGATCTAAAGAATGTTGATTCATATATTGATAATGCACTGTACGTATGGTAAACAAATTAATATAGCATATGATAAACGATGTTAAATTAGGATCAATTATGATATACGCTGTTCAATTAGGTTAAACAACATGAACTTATATATAATGCCGATTTTCGAGACGCAAATtatataaagttttaaaaaatACATTTTATGACTAATTAAATTAATCATGTGTACATTTATtctataaagtttataaattaattattaagtattaatagtatCAAATACATTTGgaataagttatattatttatttaacttATATTTAACTTATAacttatacttatatttttttagttAAATATGACTAGTATTTATTTAATATtccatatatacgtaaatatatatgtaaGAACTTATTCTCAATTAATTTTCACTAAAACTTACCCTCTCAAACAGTACCGCCAATATCACGGATTTCGGAGCCAAATTTTGAAGCTGATCCGAATTTTTTCATTCATAAATTATGGTAAATTCAAAAAATTTGGGTTGATCCTGCCACACTAGTTTTGATCCATCCACACCAAAATAATTTAATTACTTATTTTACCCTCTAAAAATAGTATGTTGACCTAATAGTATTTTAAGGGTAAAATAAGAAGTTTTTATTATTTTGGTGTGGATGGATCAAATGCTAGTGTGGAAAGATCACCTCCCAAATTCAAAGGAGCCAAATCAATTTGGGGTTAGCTAAAAGGTTTCTGAACAACTTTGTAACTCTTTTTTCACCAAAGAACTCAGGTATCTCATTTTTCACCAAAGTACACAGGTATCTCTCTTTTTCACCATATTaggttattcgtatttgattttcttAACGTTTCTAAATAGATGTTATTCATATAATTACTGAGTATTGTTCTTTACATTCTTTTTAGATTATGACAATGGAAGGAAACAAAAAGACTTTCCTTAGATCCTCTAAATAGGTTGATGCTACTACGATTCAAACAACCAAGACGAAGAAAACCAAACAGTTCATTGCTCCCAAAACCATGAGACATGCGACTTTAAAAAATAAATGAGTTATTGCTAGTCCTAATGTCTCCAAAGCATTAACCTCAAAATTCCAGATGCAAACGATCCAAGCAAATGATACGAGGCCGAGGGTAAAAAAAAAAGTGAAGTTCAAGATGGAACAAGGGGCATATTTGGTGAGTTCatattaaaatcatcattaatTCTACAGACAGTTGAATACTTTTGTTGTGTAACTTTTTGCAACTGCAGAGGATCTTGAAGATGAAAATACAGACGACAATTTTGAGTCCAGACTCAAGTGCCCTAGAAATGATGAAGTTATAGTGGGAAGACTTAGAGATGAGGAAATGGATACGGAGCTCGAAGATGAAGCGAACGATGAATACGAGGATAACATATATGACAATGGCTATTATGAAGGTCTTGAAGAGCatcaacaacaacaaattgaaGAAGGTTTATTTGTTCTATATTGCTTGATGCTTGATTCTTTTTATTATGTTAAATAATGTATTCTAACTTTCATTTTCTTTTATTGTTATATGAAATCCAATTATGCTAGTAAAGAATTAAATGCGAATGATACAAGTTTGAGAGATGAGCAGCAAACCAGACAAGAACAAGATGAATCAGGTTATTTTTTGTTTTTCTAATTTAGTTTGTTTATTTGATTTGTTTTGTTGCTTGCTTACTATATCAGTTGTAATCAAGTGCACATATTTTGTTCGACTTCCTATTGTTGTTAATGAACATGGACAGCCAATTGATCCTAACATTAGTCAACTCACCCATTTTATTGATCACTTATCGCGGAGTTACCATTATTGTCCAGTTCATACACCGTGGAATAAAGTTAAATAAAAAAAACAGAAGCTGCTGAAGGAGTTAAGGGTGCATATTTTTAAAATCTGTGTGATAGTAAgtcttttttttttattctcatgtgatatgttttttctttttataatttgtagtCAAAGTTTGATATTCCAACTGCTGCTGATCTTGGATACTCCTGTCATTTGGGCGCAAAATGAAAAAATTGGAGGGCGAGATTGAAGGACAATTACTATGACGCGTCTGTATCAATGGAGGTTCAATTAAAGTCACCACCTCTAGAACTCACCAAAAAACATTGGAAACGACTTCTTGAATATTGGAGTAGAGAAAATGTGATGGTATGAAATATTCGTACACATggtgtatatttttttatattgttttatttatatattaggaTATTTAATAGGTTTTCATTTTCAGGAGATGAGTGTAAAAAATAAAGCCAATAGTGCTAACAAGAAGTTGCTGTAAGTGACGGGGAAAAAAGTTTTGCAATAATTCGTGAAGAACTGAAGGTAATATCCTGGGAAATTATTTATATAGTATAGCTTTTGAATATACATTTTTAATAGTTACCCCGTTTTACTCATTGCAGGCGAGTTTGGGAAGAGAACCAACTAGGGTGGATATGTTTAAGAATTGTTTTTCAAATGGAAGTGGTGAAGGTGAAGCTGCTCGTGCAAATGTAAGTAATTTTACAAAGACAATTATGTTGTATATGAAATAATCAAAAGTAGATCACTATAAACCACTTGTGATGTTTTTACTGATTTTGAAGTACACTTTTAGTGACTTTTACCTTTGTGATATGTTCATGCGCTTTAGTTGGGTTATTTTATCTTTAAGTTAATTAGTTGTAGTTGACACTTCTAAGGGTAAGATAAAAAGTGACAGATGTATGGATGTTGATAATCTTCTAACCAATTTATTTGAGGTGAATATTAATAAAGTCTTCAATTGATAGTGACCACTTGTTTAAATATGCTgcattacatatatttatatatctgtttaaATATTATGGTTTTTATGCAGGAACAAATGAAAGAACTTACTGAGAAACTAGGTGATGGTGCAACTGATGCACCTGGACCAGATGATGTTTATGTCAAGATAATGGGTCAACATAAATATGGTTCTGCGGAAATGTATGGACTGGGTGTTCGTGCCAAAGATTTGTGGGGTGTACCTGGTCAATCAGCTATTCGCAAGGAGAATGCTCAGCTGAAGTCCGAAAAAGTAGAACTTGCTGATGAAAATGTTAGGTTAAAATCCCAGTTGGCAGAAAAGTAGAATGGTTTAGGTGTGCAGAATGATGGTTCGGTTGTTCGTACTTCGGGTGTTCAACGTTTAAAGGTATGTTTCAATTTAATAGCTTACTCTTTTTCTACCGTTTTAGCGTTCATAAATGGTTTTATTAAAACTAAATTTTAGGTGGGAGCCAAGGTTTTTATAAAAGGCATTGTAAACAATGAGAAGGTGGAAAAAGGATGGTTGAGGAGACTGGATCTAAGAGCGGTTATTTTGGGGATAGAAATTGGACCTGATTGGTGTGAGGTCGAGGTTCAAGTGACCATAAATAAAGATGAATCTTTGTTTAGGCCACATGATCATTTGGTGTGCATTCATGATGTCATTGATACGTCTATTGCTTGGCCTACTGCATTAATTGAGGTATGTCCTtgttaaatttgtaataattaagattaagattaattttATAATGTGCACATTTATGCTTATACATCGATGGTTTAAATGTAGGTGGTACGTAATGCTTGATCAAGATTGATGGTGGCGGGTTGAAGACTTTGTGTGTTTGTTAATGTTGGCcaatttgattatgaatgtttgaaCATGAATATTGTTTTATGAGTTTGTGTGTTTGAGACAATCTGTTGATGTATGTGGTTGATGTTAAACATGTTCCTTTGGTGATGTTATAATGATtgaaaaaatattattttaattgtATTGTGGTGATCAGTATTATGTTTTATATTTGATATTTGATttgtaatttaaaattttaaaattattgtAATTGTAATGAATAATACATTGATGCATCAAAAGAAAACTGGATCAGAACCAGGACAAAAAGACCCAAATAGCTAAAGCGGGCCTGAAAGGCCCAAATGGCTGAATCAGGCCCGTAAGGCCCAAATAGCATTACCGGGCACAAAAGGCCCAGTAAGCTTAAAAGTGGCGACATGCCCAATTATTAAAACCGGACCTAAAAGGCCCAATTGTCTGAACTGGGCTCGAAAGGCCCAATTACCATAACCCGACCCAAAACCCGAAATGGACCTGAATATCCGAACTGGATATTCGAAACTCCTATGACTTGTTAGGACGCTTTTAT
Proteins encoded in this region:
- the LOC139863619 gene encoding uncharacterized protein — protein: MEVQLKSPPLELTKKHWKRLLEYWSRENVMASLGREPTRVDMFKNCFSNGSGEGEAARANEQMKELTEKLGDGATDAPGPDDVYVKIMGQHKYGSAEMYGLGVRAKDLWGVPGQSAIRKENAQLKSEKVELADENVGAKVFIKGIVNNEKVEKGWLRRLDLRAVILGIEIGPDWCEVEVQVTINKDESLFRPHDHLVCIHDVIDTSIAWPTALIEVVRNA